A single genomic interval of Streptomyces sp. BA2 harbors:
- a CDS encoding SDR family oxidoreductase: protein MSRLIVVTGASAGIGKATAKRFAENNDKVLLIARQRNRLARAAEEIESSVPGADVETLALDMSDADSAELLQNHVRSTGLPVNGLVCCAGSVPPSGSEDVKSVVTEWREAYQSNVMTSVIAVEGLVPLMADGGSIVLYSSIAAYRGSGGSGGYGAAKAALHSYVHTLATRLGRRGISVNAIAPGYVAGTDLFGDGLSAARETMLVRQTALGRSGDPADIAELGFYLCSEPGGYVTSQILQINGGSYHGV from the coding sequence GTGTCCAGGTTGATCGTGGTGACCGGTGCGAGCGCAGGCATCGGAAAGGCCACGGCGAAGCGTTTCGCCGAGAACAACGACAAGGTGCTGCTGATCGCGAGGCAGCGGAACCGGCTCGCGCGGGCGGCCGAGGAGATCGAATCGAGCGTTCCGGGAGCGGACGTCGAGACACTCGCCCTCGACATGTCCGACGCCGATTCGGCGGAGCTCCTCCAGAACCACGTCAGGTCGACCGGACTGCCGGTCAACGGCCTTGTGTGCTGCGCCGGTTCGGTCCCGCCGTCAGGGAGCGAGGACGTGAAGTCCGTCGTGACGGAATGGCGGGAGGCGTACCAGTCGAACGTGATGACCTCCGTCATCGCCGTGGAAGGCTTGGTCCCGCTCATGGCCGACGGCGGCAGCATCGTGCTCTACAGCTCCATCGCCGCCTACCGCGGATCCGGCGGTTCAGGTGGGTACGGCGCCGCGAAAGCGGCCCTCCACTCGTACGTCCACACGCTCGCGACACGCCTGGGGCGGCGCGGCATCAGTGTCAACGCCATCGCGCCGGGCTATGTCGCGGGCACCGACCTCTTCGGCGACGGCCTCTCCGCCGCGCGGGAGACCATGCTCGTCCGGCAGACCGCCCTTGGACGCTCGGGAGATCCGGCCGACATCGCGGAGCTCGGCTTCTACCTGTGCTCAGAGCCCGGTGGCTATGTCACTTCTCAGATTCTCCAGATCAACGGCGGCTCGTACCACGGCGTTTGA
- a CDS encoding class I adenylate-forming enzyme family protein, which produces MTARAARTAEPRAGGRDEIRFDTSGSTGVARGWFRLPHQMEREVELIGTRLVGQVDRVINYAPPQHLFGALFGQWLPRMAKVRVHQAWTDPFEPLPVRPGERVLVVCVPMAWDLLRRGWPTLKRASSVVALHSSAAPPPTAHALVRRAAPLLRAHEILGSTETGGIAHRRLAPEGNSAAPWEAFPDISFVRDVGTPAERKQELVVRGPRLARPESGTGPPAQWATGDLVRFTGPRTFRLVGRGSSLIKVNGIKVHLARVDERLGARLPQAECVALPLPGDSLAGEGYVVLWSGRGSGVGVADIRAALGDFPGPSRIVELACIPRTSTGKPDREALLSAL; this is translated from the coding sequence ATGACGGCGAGGGCGGCTCGTACGGCGGAGCCCCGAGCTGGGGGGCGTGACGAGATCCGCTTCGACACGTCCGGCAGCACGGGTGTCGCGCGTGGCTGGTTCCGGCTGCCGCACCAGATGGAGCGAGAGGTGGAGCTGATCGGCACGCGTCTCGTCGGTCAGGTCGATCGCGTCATCAACTACGCCCCGCCGCAGCACCTGTTCGGCGCCCTGTTCGGTCAGTGGCTGCCGCGCATGGCGAAGGTCCGCGTCCACCAGGCGTGGACCGACCCGTTCGAGCCCCTCCCGGTGCGCCCCGGCGAGCGAGTCCTGGTCGTCTGCGTCCCGATGGCCTGGGACCTGCTGCGCCGTGGCTGGCCGACGCTGAAGCGCGCGAGCTCGGTCGTCGCCCTGCACAGCTCGGCGGCCCCGCCGCCGACCGCCCACGCACTCGTCCGCCGCGCCGCTCCGCTGCTTCGGGCTCACGAGATCCTGGGGTCGACCGAGACCGGGGGCATCGCCCACCGGCGGCTGGCTCCCGAGGGGAACAGCGCGGCGCCGTGGGAGGCCTTCCCCGACATCTCCTTCGTACGTGACGTCGGCACACCGGCGGAACGGAAGCAAGAACTGGTGGTGCGCGGTCCGCGCCTGGCCCGCCCGGAGAGCGGGACGGGACCACCCGCCCAGTGGGCCACCGGCGACCTGGTGCGGTTCACGGGACCCCGTACGTTCCGACTCGTCGGGCGCGGCAGCTCCCTGATCAAGGTGAACGGCATCAAGGTGCATCTCGCCAGGGTCGACGAGCGACTGGGCGCCCGCCTGCCACAGGCGGAATGCGTCGCGCTCCCCCTGCCCGGCGATTCGCTCGCCGGGGAGGGATACGTGGTCCTGTGGTCCGGCCGGGGCAGCGGAGTGGGCGTGGCGGACATCAGAGCGGCTCTCGGAGATTTCCCCGGTCCGTCGCGGATCGTGGAACTGGCTTGCATACCAAGGACTTCCACCGGAAAACCGGACCGGGAAGCCCTGCTCTCGGCGCTCTGA
- a CDS encoding acyl carrier protein produces MHTSDRTSEHTSHRASDHTETSTRVLAVLEKRFGDAARTLAPDADLSDALPGFDSLAALEYVTAVEGEFGIEVDFVGDDVRYWFSTLDRTAEYVRECVEDQAA; encoded by the coding sequence ATGCACACCTCTGACCGCACTTCTGAACACACCTCTCACCGCGCCTCTGACCACACCGAGACCAGCACCCGCGTCCTGGCGGTCCTCGAGAAGCGCTTCGGCGACGCCGCCCGCACGCTGGCCCCGGACGCGGACCTGTCCGACGCGCTGCCGGGGTTCGACAGCCTGGCGGCTCTTGAGTACGTCACCGCCGTCGAGGGCGAGTTCGGCATCGAGGTCGATTTCGTGGGCGACGACGTGCGCTATTGGTTCAGCACGCTCGACCGGACCGCCGAGTACGTGCGCGAGTGCGTCGAGGATCAGGCGGCATGA
- a CDS encoding prenyltransferase/squalene oxidase repeat-containing protein — MTYEMLRRSSGVVSGDSDLWCTYAAVRTLTWLGRVDDLPSPETVTGFLSSRQNSDGGFAWSAGMSSDAWATYYCTQAMADLPGGGRDPVGGAGSAWVWSAAHADGGFAMTPGQASDVWATYYAVRTLVEIFGERPPEALFDWLSALQAKDGGLAWSPAHAKDGTSDVRACYYALTAWSTATGGQGPLPWSRERLTSWLKDRQSEAGGFTFQAGDDTDCLWATFRATSALSRLGETPRDPEACVAWIRARLTPGGSFTRWPGYPVPDVWAAFCGVGALRELGAGAEDFEDIADRVVETVLSFRTGQGGFTYRAPELASDVLTTSAHLIAGHFSDTGERDALRWTESCMLPNEDGIMYMPGRGSEVRCTLWALSAGAFRDDTAARGRIADWLAGSIQNPDGGFGYWEGRASDMVSTCAAAEILHRTGGESVAAHLRDIAGYVATCETAPGQYANVPGGRPTLRATLQALRALNRAVGTDGAPACDALALHRVRGGGFANEGNRVPDLLSTYEAVLAGDEFGLAWDAGHLTKFLDSVRTADGGFAWTPLMAASGGPLADCLGRRLEMRLSPERHALPPLALS, encoded by the coding sequence ATGACGTACGAGATGTTGCGGAGGTCGTCCGGGGTCGTCTCCGGAGACTCCGACCTGTGGTGCACGTACGCGGCCGTGCGTACGCTCACCTGGCTCGGCCGTGTCGACGACCTGCCATCCCCCGAGACCGTCACCGGCTTCCTCTCCTCCCGGCAGAACTCCGACGGCGGGTTCGCGTGGTCGGCCGGCATGAGCTCCGACGCCTGGGCCACCTACTACTGCACCCAGGCCATGGCCGATCTGCCGGGCGGCGGCCGCGACCCGGTCGGCGGTGCGGGTTCCGCATGGGTGTGGAGTGCCGCCCACGCGGACGGCGGGTTCGCGATGACGCCAGGTCAGGCGTCGGACGTGTGGGCCACCTACTACGCCGTACGCACCCTGGTGGAGATCTTCGGTGAGCGCCCTCCGGAGGCGCTGTTCGACTGGCTGTCGGCGCTTCAGGCCAAGGACGGCGGACTCGCATGGAGCCCCGCCCACGCGAAGGACGGCACGTCCGACGTGCGGGCCTGCTATTACGCCCTCACGGCCTGGAGCACGGCCACGGGTGGTCAGGGTCCCCTGCCGTGGAGCCGCGAGCGGCTCACGAGCTGGCTCAAGGACCGGCAGAGCGAGGCCGGCGGCTTCACCTTCCAGGCGGGCGACGACACCGACTGTCTGTGGGCGACGTTCCGGGCCACCAGCGCCCTGAGCCGCCTCGGCGAGACCCCGCGGGACCCCGAGGCCTGCGTCGCCTGGATCCGGGCCCGGCTCACGCCGGGCGGATCGTTCACTCGGTGGCCCGGATATCCCGTGCCGGATGTGTGGGCCGCGTTCTGCGGGGTGGGAGCGCTGAGGGAACTCGGCGCCGGAGCCGAGGACTTCGAGGACATCGCCGACCGGGTGGTCGAAACGGTGCTGTCGTTCCGGACCGGGCAGGGCGGATTCACCTATCGCGCTCCCGAACTCGCGTCGGACGTGCTCACCACCTCCGCTCACCTGATCGCCGGCCACTTCTCGGACACCGGGGAGCGCGACGCCCTTCGGTGGACGGAGAGCTGCATGCTGCCGAATGAGGACGGCATCATGTACATGCCGGGGCGGGGAAGTGAGGTGCGGTGCACCCTCTGGGCCCTGTCGGCGGGGGCGTTCAGGGACGACACCGCGGCCCGTGGCAGGATCGCGGACTGGCTCGCCGGTTCCATCCAGAACCCCGACGGCGGCTTCGGGTACTGGGAGGGCCGCGCGTCGGACATGGTGTCGACGTGCGCGGCCGCTGAGATCCTCCACCGGACCGGCGGGGAGTCGGTGGCCGCCCACCTGCGGGACATCGCCGGGTACGTGGCCACCTGCGAGACAGCACCCGGCCAGTACGCCAACGTGCCCGGTGGCCGGCCCACGCTGCGAGCCACCCTGCAGGCGCTCAGGGCGCTGAACCGTGCCGTCGGGACCGACGGCGCCCCCGCCTGTGACGCGCTCGCCCTGCACCGGGTGCGCGGCGGCGGATTCGCGAACGAGGGCAACCGGGTCCCGGATCTGCTGAGCACCTACGAAGCCGTCCTTGCGGGCGACGAGTTCGGCCTCGCATGGGATGCCGGCCATCTGACGAAGTTCCTGGACAGCGTACGCACGGCGGACGGCGGGTTCGCCTGGACTCCTTTGATGGCCGCGAGCGGCGGCCCGCTCGCCGACTGTCTGGGACGGCGTCTGGAGATGCGGCTCTCGCCCGAACGGCACGCTCTGCCGCCGCTGGCCCTCTCGTGA
- a CDS encoding phenylacetate--CoA ligase family protein has product MKINSRSDLDFMERIQQQVAAHRRESRSDEAYYTSKLAEVWHRAEGTSAYASLDPFSMRAFRDLHATSKDDLKARPLDYLRVPIDAGLKYYQTTGTTGAPTPTPRTAQDMIANTVSVAETWRTMLADSGHRALILLPSDIVPVADLMVGVCEFLGVPHVKAYPYTTGISDWDRIVGLWEVFRPTVLFVAPGVLLQFSQIMMKRGLLDQLRESVELLMLLGEVSTPELRAMAGHWWNARAYDASYGSTESGTLAACCPQDRLHLLRGANYFEIANEDGIVPAEAGREGRLVVTPLNNDARPLLRLDMGDDVSLTDGCPCGEDSTVVTVHGRGSDGTEIKGSRVRTRDLEGIIYANRDVMGYLIEVDEGGTWARLLLERDPSTDREAESAKNAAIQRRTDEHLGFRWDEVRFVNRLPVTTKSGGSQKSWKRSNFRVVAEVVPA; this is encoded by the coding sequence GTGAAGATCAACTCCAGGAGCGACCTCGACTTCATGGAGCGGATACAGCAGCAGGTGGCAGCTCACCGCCGCGAGTCCCGTTCCGACGAGGCGTACTACACGTCGAAGCTGGCCGAGGTCTGGCACCGCGCGGAGGGGACGTCCGCCTACGCCTCGCTCGACCCGTTCTCGATGCGGGCGTTCCGGGACCTGCACGCGACGTCCAAGGACGACCTCAAGGCCCGGCCTCTCGACTACCTGCGGGTACCGATCGACGCAGGTCTGAAGTACTACCAGACCACAGGGACGACAGGGGCCCCCACGCCGACGCCCCGCACGGCCCAGGACATGATCGCCAACACCGTGTCCGTCGCCGAGACCTGGCGCACGATGCTCGCGGACAGCGGTCACCGCGCTCTGATCCTGCTGCCGTCGGACATCGTGCCGGTGGCCGACCTGATGGTCGGCGTCTGCGAGTTCCTGGGCGTTCCCCACGTCAAGGCGTACCCCTACACCACCGGGATCTCCGACTGGGACCGCATCGTCGGTCTGTGGGAGGTCTTCCGGCCGACCGTCCTGTTCGTGGCGCCCGGTGTGCTGCTCCAGTTCTCCCAGATCATGATGAAGCGCGGCCTCCTCGACCAACTGCGTGAGTCCGTGGAACTCCTCATGCTGCTCGGGGAGGTGAGCACCCCGGAGCTGCGCGCCATGGCCGGGCACTGGTGGAACGCGCGTGCCTACGACGCGAGTTACGGCAGCACGGAAAGCGGCACGCTGGCCGCATGCTGCCCACAGGACCGACTGCACCTGCTGCGCGGGGCCAACTACTTCGAGATCGCGAACGAGGACGGCATCGTGCCCGCCGAGGCGGGACGCGAAGGGCGGCTCGTCGTCACCCCGCTCAACAACGATGCCCGTCCGCTCCTCCGCCTCGACATGGGCGACGACGTGTCCCTGACCGACGGCTGCCCCTGCGGCGAGGACAGCACCGTGGTGACGGTCCACGGCCGGGGAAGCGACGGAACCGAGATCAAGGGCAGCCGGGTGCGCACCCGCGACCTCGAAGGCATCATCTACGCGAACCGCGACGTCATGGGCTACCTGATCGAGGTCGACGAGGGCGGCACGTGGGCCAGGCTGCTGCTCGAGCGGGACCCGAGCACCGACCGTGAGGCCGAGTCCGCGAAGAACGCCGCCATCCAGCGGCGTACGGACGAACACCTCGGCTTCCGGTGGGACGAGGTCCGGTTCGTCAACCGGCTGCCGGTGACGACGAAGAGCGGTGGCTCCCAGAAGAGCTGGAAGCGCTCCAACTTCCGGGTCGTCGCCGAGGTGGTACCGGCATGA
- a CDS encoding aldehyde dehydrogenase family protein: MLDIAALGPNGPYRTRNRTTVADASGTPALELASVPGLVVSHWIDQLRGSAPLPVAETADVLSKAADVFEGQELLGDDLEAHERRVSALTGTPVTVVRECDRLITATLRDVGRAPSAARPTGCAPAGTAVRDAPSAGAAWCRTGDVFAVHAAGNSPGVHAMWPEALALGYRVVVRPSTRDPLTPFRLVTALWQAGVPTTQLVMAPCDHATADLIIERADRALVYGGQDVVDKYRNRCDVRLQGPGRSKLVVTADAERRSGLGLAGTGALYHAGTACTATTGVLVEQDPAGFAGELAATLRKVAPAGPLDDEALLPCMPEADAERLAAAVMQQAKDATVHLAPRVERLGGEGSLATVTPAVVELTSPRSPALSYEAPFPCVWVAPFERDAVDVLDGSLVLSLHTEDLELVEAATRLTSVSNVYRSRPTSWVHPDVPHDGFLGEFLMRAKGLAHGD, translated from the coding sequence ATGCTTGACATCGCCGCGCTGGGTCCGAATGGGCCCTACCGGACGCGGAACCGCACCACCGTGGCGGACGCCTCGGGCACACCGGCCCTTGAACTGGCATCGGTCCCGGGCCTTGTGGTCTCCCACTGGATCGATCAACTGCGCGGAAGCGCGCCTCTGCCCGTCGCGGAGACAGCCGACGTGCTCAGCAAGGCGGCCGACGTCTTCGAGGGCCAGGAGCTCCTGGGAGACGATCTGGAAGCCCACGAGCGTCGCGTGTCGGCGCTGACGGGAACGCCCGTCACGGTCGTGCGCGAGTGCGACAGGCTGATCACGGCGACCCTGCGCGACGTGGGACGTGCGCCGTCGGCGGCACGCCCCACGGGCTGCGCCCCGGCAGGCACCGCCGTGCGTGACGCTCCCTCGGCGGGCGCTGCGTGGTGCCGTACAGGGGACGTCTTCGCCGTGCACGCGGCGGGCAACAGCCCCGGCGTGCATGCCATGTGGCCCGAGGCGCTGGCGCTCGGCTACCGGGTCGTCGTCCGCCCCTCCACCCGGGACCCGCTCACCCCCTTCCGCCTCGTCACCGCGCTGTGGCAGGCAGGAGTACCGACCACGCAGCTGGTCATGGCGCCCTGCGACCACGCGACAGCGGATCTGATCATCGAGCGCGCGGACCGTGCCCTCGTGTACGGCGGTCAGGACGTCGTGGACAAGTACCGCAACCGCTGCGACGTACGACTGCAGGGGCCGGGCCGCTCGAAACTGGTCGTGACCGCCGACGCGGAACGGCGCTCCGGTCTCGGCCTCGCCGGCACGGGCGCGCTCTATCACGCGGGAACCGCGTGCACCGCGACCACGGGCGTACTGGTCGAACAGGATCCGGCGGGATTCGCCGGCGAACTGGCCGCCACGCTACGGAAGGTGGCACCGGCCGGGCCCCTGGACGACGAGGCCCTGCTGCCGTGCATGCCGGAGGCCGACGCGGAACGACTGGCGGCGGCGGTCATGCAGCAGGCCAAGGACGCGACGGTGCATCTGGCGCCGAGAGTCGAACGGCTCGGCGGCGAGGGCTCCCTGGCGACCGTGACACCCGCAGTCGTGGAACTGACGTCCCCGAGGAGCCCGGCGCTGTCGTACGAGGCGCCCTTCCCCTGCGTATGGGTCGCCCCGTTCGAGCGGGACGCCGTGGATGTCCTCGACGGATCTCTGGTCCTGTCGCTGCACACCGAGGACTTGGAGCTGGTCGAGGCGGCCACGCGGCTCACGTCGGTCTCCAACGTGTACCGGAGCAGGCCGACTTCCTGGGTCCATCCGGACGTACCGCACGACGGGTTCCTCGGAGAGTTCCTGATGCGCGCCAAGGGGCTTGCCCATGGCGACTGA
- a CDS encoding 3-deoxy-7-phosphoheptulonate synthase encodes MLTEEKPRSVVEQFSPGDIGGRHRTHLASTPDELLTELPLTADAARSVSSGRLMTRRVLSGEDDRLLVVVGPCSIHDVNAGLAYARSLAELAAELADDLAIVMRVYVEKPRTTVGWTGLLADPALDGNLDLDRGLRTARSLMLEIAELGLAIGTEWLSPAAPAYLADLISWGAIGARTVESQVHRQLASGLPMPVGMKNGSTGSVGVAVDAIRSAAAPHAYLGLGRNGRPVTLRTSGNPDCHVVLRGGSGQPNYRAEHVRDAARLLSAAALPTGLVIDASHGNSGKDHEQQALVAREIGAQVAAGDTDIRGVMLEGFLVPGRQELGIGEAVFGQSITDACMGWDATVDVLRDLASASRRCRALTAAGR; translated from the coding sequence ATGCTGACCGAGGAAAAGCCCCGTTCCGTGGTCGAACAGTTCTCGCCGGGTGACATCGGTGGCCGGCACCGTACGCACTTGGCGAGCACCCCTGACGAACTCCTGACCGAGCTGCCGCTGACCGCGGACGCGGCCCGTTCGGTGAGCTCCGGCCGCCTGATGACCCGCCGCGTACTGAGCGGTGAGGACGACCGGCTGCTCGTCGTGGTCGGCCCGTGCTCGATCCACGACGTCAACGCCGGTCTTGCGTACGCGAGATCACTGGCTGAACTGGCCGCCGAACTCGCCGACGACCTGGCGATCGTCATGCGGGTGTATGTCGAGAAGCCCCGCACCACGGTCGGTTGGACCGGGCTGCTCGCCGATCCGGCGCTGGACGGCAACCTCGATCTCGACCGAGGGCTTCGCACCGCCCGTTCCCTCATGCTGGAGATCGCCGAACTGGGCCTGGCCATCGGCACGGAGTGGCTGAGCCCGGCGGCTCCCGCGTACCTGGCGGACCTGATCTCCTGGGGAGCCATCGGCGCGCGGACCGTGGAGAGCCAGGTGCATCGCCAGTTGGCGAGCGGTCTGCCCATGCCCGTGGGCATGAAGAACGGCAGCACCGGCTCGGTGGGCGTTGCCGTCGACGCCATCCGGTCCGCGGCCGCCCCCCACGCGTACCTCGGCCTCGGCCGGAACGGCAGGCCTGTCACGCTGCGAACGAGCGGGAATCCCGACTGCCATGTAGTGCTCCGGGGCGGGTCGGGGCAGCCCAACTACCGCGCCGAGCACGTGCGCGACGCGGCGCGGCTGCTGTCGGCGGCCGCGCTGCCGACCGGCCTGGTCATCGATGCCAGCCACGGCAACAGCGGCAAGGACCACGAACAACAGGCCCTGGTCGCCCGGGAGATAGGCGCACAGGTGGCGGCCGGTGACACGGACATCCGGGGCGTCATGCTGGAGGGCTTCCTCGTCCCAGGGCGCCAGGAACTCGGCATCGGTGAGGCCGTGTTCGGCCAGAGCATCACCGACGCCTGCATGGGGTGGGACGCCACCGTGGACGTGCTCAGGGACCTCGCGTCCGCGAGCCGCCGGTGCCGCGCCCTGACGGCCGCCGGACGCTGA
- a CDS encoding glycoside hydrolase, which translates to MNYVKSNSSQPLPQPREARHSDIAGARRRRRFRTYGIAAAVVLTVTTASAGYLAMAEPPSDGGTADVAPQVQGSAVDFTVRGGTTRVDTGSLRVTGHADDGASLPMSGAAGRQLGKPGAVSVDGGTARWSYPGKKLTVTAKSDHGRLRMTVHSDTDQKLSWPTTAPGAHGALQIPRGEGLRVPVSDAFWNSGEAGLKDSETELSGGLTLPAWGYTEGKHGVGYIVPEEVGTSLGFASKDGRIGSTARHEFSRREQTRDYTVHFSLTGSSPVSSAANYRAYLDEHGKLRSLAQKIKENPEVGRLLGAVHAYAWGSARTTKGVNELRKLGVSRLWLGYDADDQPMDKAAVRAAQRHGYLVGPYDSYANGQPSRSADNPSSKWPGSVYPDFCVRNWKGEIKEGFGGRGCYVSTQAFKQAEPGKHYLADRAKKMTANGADSYFLDVDAAGELFTDSSEGHRMNKKQDRANRLERMQKLASDDKFVLGSESAGSWAAPVLAFNHGGQTPVADGLWQLEKDKEKWGGYAPQGEPAFFFKEAELPPSLAKAMYDPRYRVPLYETALHGSVINTDRWEMPYNKLPAQKTDRALMSALYNTPLNFTLGDKNLKSTGKEMAELQRYFAPLHKAAGTERMTGYQRLTADGTVQRSEFGDGKLTVTANFGKKPYGSLPGDCVDAKLRNETRSHRLCS; encoded by the coding sequence GTGAACTACGTGAAGAGCAACAGCAGTCAGCCACTGCCCCAGCCACGTGAAGCCCGGCACAGTGACATCGCGGGCGCGCGGCGTCGGCGCCGCTTCCGTACGTACGGCATCGCTGCGGCCGTCGTACTGACCGTCACCACGGCGTCGGCCGGCTACCTGGCCATGGCAGAGCCGCCGTCGGACGGCGGTACGGCGGACGTGGCGCCCCAAGTGCAGGGCAGCGCGGTCGACTTCACCGTGCGCGGCGGCACCACGCGCGTGGACACCGGGTCGCTGCGCGTCACCGGGCACGCCGACGACGGGGCTTCGCTCCCGATGTCCGGCGCGGCGGGCCGGCAGCTCGGCAAGCCCGGCGCGGTCAGCGTGGACGGCGGCACGGCCCGCTGGTCGTACCCCGGCAAGAAGCTCACCGTCACGGCGAAGAGCGATCACGGTCGGCTGCGCATGACGGTCCACTCCGACACCGACCAGAAGCTGTCCTGGCCCACTACCGCGCCCGGCGCCCACGGAGCCCTTCAGATCCCGCGCGGCGAGGGCCTGCGCGTCCCGGTGAGCGACGCCTTCTGGAACTCCGGCGAGGCCGGTCTCAAGGACTCGGAGACCGAACTCTCGGGCGGCCTCACCCTTCCGGCCTGGGGTTACACCGAGGGCAAGCACGGCGTCGGCTACATCGTGCCGGAGGAGGTCGGCACATCGCTGGGCTTCGCGTCGAAGGACGGCCGCATCGGCTCCACCGCGCGGCACGAGTTCTCGCGGCGCGAGCAGACCCGCGACTACACGGTGCACTTCTCCCTCACCGGCTCCTCCCCGGTCTCCTCCGCCGCCAACTACCGCGCATACCTCGACGAACACGGCAAGCTGCGCTCCCTGGCGCAGAAGATCAAGGAGAACCCCGAGGTCGGGCGGCTGCTCGGGGCGGTGCACGCCTACGCATGGGGCAGCGCCCGCACCACGAAGGGCGTGAACGAGCTGCGCAAGCTCGGCGTCTCCCGGCTCTGGCTCGGTTACGACGCCGACGACCAGCCGATGGACAAGGCAGCCGTGCGGGCCGCGCAACGACACGGCTACCTGGTCGGCCCGTACGACTCCTACGCCAACGGCCAGCCCTCCCGGAGCGCCGACAACCCCTCGTCGAAGTGGCCCGGCTCGGTCTACCCCGACTTCTGCGTACGCAACTGGAAGGGTGAGATCAAGGAGGGCTTCGGCGGCCGGGGCTGCTACGTCAGCACCCAGGCGTTCAAGCAGGCCGAGCCGGGCAAGCACTACCTGGCCGACCGGGCGAAGAAGATGACGGCCAACGGCGCCGACAGTTACTTCCTCGATGTCGACGCGGCAGGCGAGCTGTTCACCGACAGCAGCGAGGGCCACCGCATGAACAAGAAGCAGGACCGCGCCAACCGCCTGGAGCGCATGCAAAAGCTCGCGTCCGACGACAAGTTCGTCCTCGGCTCCGAGTCCGCCGGCTCCTGGGCCGCCCCCGTGCTCGCCTTCAACCACGGTGGGCAGACGCCGGTCGCTGACGGCTTGTGGCAGCTGGAGAAGGACAAGGAGAAGTGGGGCGGCTACGCGCCGCAGGGCGAGCCCGCGTTCTTCTTCAAGGAGGCCGAGCTGCCGCCCTCACTGGCGAAGGCGATGTACGACCCGCGCTACCGCGTCCCCCTTTACGAAACCGCACTGCACGGCTCCGTCATCAACACGGACCGCTGGGAAATGCCGTACAACAAGCTCCCGGCCCAGAAGACCGACCGGGCATTGATGTCCGCCCTCTACAACACCCCGCTCAACTTCACGCTCGGGGACAAGAACCTGAAGTCCACGGGCAAGGAAATGGCGGAGCTCCAGCGCTATTTCGCACCTCTGCACAAGGCCGCGGGCACCGAGCGGATGACCGGCTACCAGCGGCTCACCGCCGACGGGACGGTACAGCGCTCGGAGTTCGGCGACGGGAAGCTGACCGTGACCGCCAACTTCGGCAAGAAGCCGTACGGGTCGCTGCCCGGCGACTGCGTGGACGCCAAGCTCAGGAACGAGACGAGGTCCCACCGCCTCTGCAGCTAA